DNA from Phocoena phocoena chromosome 1, mPhoPho1.1, whole genome shotgun sequence:
ccgatgcaggggacacgggttcgtgccccggtccgggaagatcccacatgccgtggagtggctgggcccctgagccatggccattgagcctgcgcgtccggagcctgtgctccgcaacgggagaggccacaacagtgagaggcccgcgtaccgcaaaaaaaaaaaaaaaaaaaaaaaaatgtttgttgtaaTTCGTCCCGAATCTAGTAATAGGTGGAAGGCCTTGGAAAGGATCTAGCACACCATGTGGCCACCAGGGCTCCACCTGTGACCAGGAGGTCAGGGCCCAGATGTGCCCAAGGATCAGCGCTCAGGGCTCACTCGTGGCTTGAACAGGGCCTGAAGCGGGGCTGATTCAGGTCCAGCAGGAGTCCTTGGGGTTCTCCTATTGTCTGTGGCCGGTCAGATGGGAGCCCGGCTGGCTGCCCCGTGCCCGAGGAGAGCTTCCCCGGTCCGAAGCCGCCTTCCTTCCCCTCCCGCCTAGGGCTGGGCAGGCTCTGGCCAGGCGTCAGAGGACTGTCCTGAGGATCCGCCTGGCCCTGGAGTCATCAAAACAGCAGCTGggcctggtgggggtggggaggccacCATGGGGAGCCCAGCTGCTGAGCCCACTGGCTCCTAGGGTGTGTGCCGGCTTCCCAGGCCTGCCCAAGCCCCGCGTGGCCTCCAGCTGGCCCCAGGGACAGTCTGCCCCAGCTCCAGCTCTTCCCACCCACTCACAAAAGGAATACTTGTGGGAGGCTGTGGAAGGTTGACAGAGGAGCCTAGGGGTCTGCTTTAGGGGGCCAGCCATCAGGGAGGACGGTAAAGTGGAGGGTCAGACGGTACTGGGTGGGTCAGAGGTGACCTCCACTTTGGGCAAAAAATTCTCTTTCTGCAAGTACCCAGGCCCCTGCCCCGAAAGAGCGTGCCTGGCCATGGGGGTGCACGTGCACGCGCGTgcctgtgcgtgtgtgcgcgcgtgtgcatCGTGTGTgggtgtacatgtgtgtgcatgtgagggCGTGCCTGCATCGCCTCTGTCTGACGGCCCTCACACCCCTGGGGGGGGCACTGTCCAGACCCCACAGGTGTAGAGTCTGGGCTTCGCAAGGTTCCCTGATCTGCCCAAGGCCACTTATTGATTCACAAAGCATTTCCTAGCAGCCCAGGTGTCTGCAGGCACACTCTGAGTGGTGAGCAGCTAGGCAGGGCTAGGAGAGCTGGCCCGTTCTGTCCCCATGGTCTGTACCCCAGGTGTGAGCCCGGCCCCACCCAGGCATGTGGGCCAGGCAAGGGGTGCTGGGCAGAAACTGAGCTGTgctgggtgggctggggaggaACAGGCAGAGCCAGCCCTGTGCTGACTCTGGGGACTGAGGCCCCTCCCCTTGCCCCATGGTCCCACGCTCACCCCGGGGACTCCCCCCAACCAAGGTGCTGACACAGTTCTGTCCCTCCCTGCTCTCCCTTTCCCTATGTAAGCCTGCCTGAACCCTGCTTGGGGCTAGGACAGGGTATGAGGGTCACCTCCCTGTTACAGAAGGTTCCAGCACAGGGAACCCAAACTAGGGAGGGGTCCCCCCTCGGGAAGGGCACCACTGTTCAGTACCCTGCACAGGCTGAAAACCAGGAGCACCTGCTGCCTGCCTGTCTTTCTGCCTCCCAGCTGTGCCCTTGGGCCTCTACTTCTTCGAGGCCTGGCATCAgtccccatcctgcccctaggccCTCGCCTCCCCCATGAAGCCTGCCCCTGCCCTTTATGCCTCCCAGGCATCCTTGCTGCCCTCACATACACTGGCaggcccccaccccagggctctgGTACTTCCTCTAGCTCCTGCCCCGTGGTCTGACATGACCCCACCCTCCAAGGGGAAGATGAGTAGACATGCATCTTTGCAAACTCGCCGCTGCCCATCCTCGTTGTTCTAGCCCggcagggctgggaggacagGGGCTCTGCCCAGTGCCTGCACATCCCCAGTGCAGAGCCTGTCGTGTGGCTGGGCCCAGCACACAGATAACTGATGAATGCAGATGGGGTGGCACCCACCCCCGTACCCAGGCTGCCCACCCCATCAGCTGTCTTCCCTGCCACCCTGGGTGTTGTTGGCTGAAGGACTGGGCAGGGGTCGTCTCTGGGGCCGGAAGGGGCAGGCCCGGGCCCCTAGGGAACGAGACAATGGGACCACCAGACCCCCAGGACTGGCCCTCAGGCCCTGGCACGTCCCTGACCACAAACAGGCAAGTTGAGCCTAGAAGAATGTGTGGGTGGGTGTCGGCCGGGGCCTCTGGGCCCTGCCACTCTCGGCCaccccttccctctgctcctgTGACTGTTGCGTGCAGTCAGGGGGCCTCGGGCTCGCCCACGCTACCCTCCAGGCCCACAGCAGCCGACCCCCACTTCTGGTTTCTGTGTtcccagctgtgtgtgtgtgggtgcctGTGTAAGATACAACTGACGCGAAAACCAGCATCATAGGCATCTCtgcggggcagggcggggccgAGCCACTCTGCCTCTCGGACTCTCAGCTGGGGTCAGGGGTGGGGTCAGAGGCCCCGGGAGCTGCCCTTTTCCCAGGGGTCAACATGACCACAGTGAGCTGGGGACAAAAGGCCCTTCTTCTCTGCAGAGGCCTGGACGGTGTGGAGGAGGGCGCGTTCCTGCAGACCGGCGGGGAGCAGGGGCGGTGCCTTGGAGAGCAGACGTTGTCCCTGGGTTTTGTGGAGCCCTGTCCACCTGCCTGTGAACCGACAGGCAGGGTGCGCCAGCTCTGGGAAGTGATGCTTGGGGACTCCCGGACTGGGCCAAGGCCACAGGCTGCTCCCTCCTCCTGGTCCCCAGAACACAGGGCCAGGCAGGGGCTggccccgggggagggagggggctggggccagAGCCGGATGTGTCCAGGACGCCTCCGTCCTTctctgctccccctgcccccaggcctgtCTTGCTTCAGAAAGGATGTTTCCCGGCCATTATATTTGTGCTTCCTCTGGCGTCTGTCTCAagcccagccctggccctgaCCACTACACCCCTGGCTGACTCCTGTGTTCTCTGGGGACCCTCCATCTGCCCATGTCTCACCTCGGGGGGGGGTGGTGAGGATACTCACCGTGATGCTGGCAGCAGGGGGTGGTGTGGCCGGCTGAGCCACAGAGCAGATCAGGGGACTGAGGGGGGCAGAGCTGacccggtgggggtggggtggtctcAGTTTGCGGGGGTCAGGCCAGAGCTCAGCACGAGCATCAGGTGGCCAAGGCAGGTGGCCGAGCTCGGCCAAGGCTAGGGAGAGGCCCTGGCTGACCACTCCCAAGGCCAGGCCCCCGTCCCTTCTCCCTCTGAcagagaggctggagggaggaggacGCCTGCTTCCTCGAGTGCTTGAGTCATGGCCAAGAAGAGTGGCTCAGTTTTTCCAGAAGGCCCCGTCAGCCCAGCAGCACAGCCGAGGTGTGACAGTGGGCCCACCGCTGGGCAGGAGTGGGGACCCACAGGGCAGATCCGGTGCTGCCCGCTCCCTGCTGGTGGGCGCCCATCAAGCTAGAACAGGAGCCAGGCCAGCCAGCCAGTGTGGGCCGTCTGCACCTGGGTCAGCTCCCCGCGGGGCCCCCGGCTCTCCTCCAGCTGCCTCCGCTCACAGCCCCACCTCCGCAGCAGCCCTGCTCAGCCTCCGGTGCCggagggctgggggccaggcaCGGTCCCTCTGGGCGGTACACCCTGAACTTTGGGGGTTCGAGCCCATTGTCGCCCCCCCGGGGCCCAGGCGGAAGCACCAGGCAGTTTCTGGTCCCAGCCGAGGCCTGAGGTCTGTGGAGCTGAGCCAGCCCCAGCACTGCCAAGATTcccggcggggggtgggggtgggggggtggggtgggacggCGGGGACACAGTTCTGGCTTGTTCCTGCCCCAGCTCCTCAGGCTCAGCTGAGCTGCTTCCTTTTTTAGGCAAAGTCAGAGCTCCAGTCTGTCTCCCAGCCTGGCGTCTCACCtgccagagggaggaaggaaaaccaTTGAGTCCCATCCGTCCTCCCTGCTGGGCATCctcctggggagggaggaaagggaggggacATCCTGGCAGAGATGGCCCTGCCTCCTCCCCGTGGGGGACCTGTGCCCCCCACCCAGCTGCACagagaggagtgggagagggcGGCGGTGACCCCACAGGAAGGCATCTtaggagggaggggggcagggctcTCTTGGACCTCACTCCTGCCCACGGGACACTGCCCCATCTCACCTAAGGGCAAGGAATCTGCCCTGGGGGCACTGAGTGTCCCTCAGGATGTCCCCTGCAGCCAACCACCTCTGCTCTGGTCTAGCCAGGATCCCAGATGCGCGGCTCCTGGTCACAGTGGAGGGTTTCCCCAGTGGGCTGCCTGGGGGGTTCTGTCCTCAGTCCTGGAGTTTGGCCTCAGCCCTGGGCCCCTCACTGGGCAGGGCCTATGGGGACAGCGGTATGCCCAGCACGATCACACTGGACAGGCCTGAACCAGCCATCCTCGGCTCCTATGCCTCTTCCTCTAAGAAGCCAGGTGAGGTGCCCCCCGGAAGCTCCCCTTGAAGGTCTCAGGCTTCTTTCCTCTCCCGACGCCCTGTCTCCTTTCTGAGTTCCACCCTCCTAATCTCTGTTGGTCATTCCTTGGAGGAACATGTCACAGCTCCCATacacctgcccctccccagtcTCTGTGGCCTGGGACTTGTTGGGGGgacgttgtttttggtgtcaccCACACACTCTCATACCCCCTGGGGCTCTCTTGGGCTTGGCTTCAGGGACTCCCAACACTGCGGAGCCAAGGGCAGCGGGCCTAGGGATGACCCAGCTTGGTGGCTCCCTGCTCGGCtcctggctgggggcagggggcagggggtaggGGACAGGGCTGACTCCAAGGCCTTACAGCCGGAAAGGGAGACCtcagtgtctgtgtgtgcatgccaCCCGCGTGTGCCTCGGCGGCATCCCGGTGAGAGCCGCGTGTCGCCGCACGTTTGGGCCCTTTGTGCGCGCGCCTCCCCGGAGCCGGCGCTCCTCCGCACGCGGGGTAGCGCGAGCGCCAGGGCGGGACCTCGGGGCGGGGCCGCGGTGGGCGGGGGCTCCCGGGGGCGGGCTCCGGGGGCGGGGCCCAGGTCCGACCCGCTCGGCCGCGCGCCCCGCAGCTCAGGAGCGAGCGGGCCACGAGCGCAGGCAGAGCGTGGCCGTCCCGTCGCGCGCGATGCTGCCCTGGACGGTGCTCGGCCTGGCCCTGAGCCTGCGGCTGGCGCGGAGCGGCGCGGAGCGTGGTGAGTGCGGCGGGCGGCCAGGCCGGACTCAGGTCCcagcgccccgccccccccccccccccccccaccgtgtCCGCACCGAGCCACGCTCTCTTTCCGCGGCTGTAGGGCGGGGGCAGCTGGCAGGGGACCACACCCACCTGCGGCGCGGGCCCCGCCGGCAACTCCGCGGGATCTTGGGGCCtggacggggagggggaggggcctgtCAGGGAGGCTtgtccctgcctcagtttccctttccttGGCGTGATCGTTAATAGAGGGATGGTGAGAGGGTTGGCGTCGCCCCACTGggttgggggaaactgaggccgcaAGGCCGGGACCAGAACCGAGACACCCCAGGCCGCTGTCTGCTCATGACACACTGGCGAAGGGCCCCGTCTGCCCCCCGGGGTGccgggaggaagggggaggccCCGGAGGGACATATAGGGCCCTCGGGCTGCTGCAGCAGGTAACCTGCTTCCTGGGTCCAGGTGGAGCAGAGGatgggggccaggggaggggtgACATCATCTGTAAGTGGGGTCAGGACTCCAACCGGGACTCCGGGCTGTGGGAGGGGCTGCAGTCAGCGCTCTGTTCCCCCCATgcctccacctctgccccccCCATGCCTCCACCTCTGTCCCCAGTCTCCCCAGCTGCCTTTGTGCCCCCACCGCACGCCCCACCGGTTGCTTTACCTGGAGGCTGAGCGTTGTAGGCTGCTTCTTGAAAGCTAAGCCTTGGTGGCCCAGACCCATCCACCCACCACTCCTGGGGGCTGGGCCGGGTCCAGCCTGCACACAGAGTCTGCTGAAGACAGGGAGGGTGTGGGGGCTTGGAGGGGTCAGCTCTCCTTTGCAGACGAGACATGAGCCCAGGGGGTGCCCCAGGCATGTGGCCAGGATGCAGAGTTGGAACTGCTGAGAGTATGGACCTCCTCTTGGCTTAggacccctctcccctctggggtGCCACCCCAGGACCTTTGGGGTGTGACTGAGCAGGCTTTCAGGGCTTTCTTGGGTAAGGGCAAATACCAGCTTAGGGAAAGCTCAGGCCCTGGGGGTTCTGACCTGGGTGTGGGGCTGTCTGGGGGCCACCACCTGGGGCTgaacccttccctctcccccaggccCCCCGGCATCTGCCCCCCAGGGGGACCTGCTGTTTCTGTTGGACAGCTCGGCCAGCGTGTCTCATTATGAGTTTTCCCGAGTTCGGGAGTTTTTGGGGCGGCTGGCGGCCCTGCTGCCCCTGGGCCCTGGGGCCCTGCGTGCCAGCCTGGTGCACGTGGGCAGTCGGCCACACACCGAGTTCCCCTTCGGCCAGCACAGCTCAGGCTCGGCCATCCAGGACGCCATACACGCTGCAGCCCAGCGCATGGGTGACACCAACACTGGCCTGGCGCTGGCATATGCCAAGGAGCAGCTGTTTGCCAAGGCGGCGGGGGCCCGGCCGGGGGTGCCCAAGGTGCTGGTGTGGGTGACAGACGGCGGCTCCAGCGACCCCGTGGGGCCCCCCATGCAGGAGCTGAAGGACCTGGGCGTCACCGTCTTCGTCGTCAGCACTGGCCGCGGCAACCTCCTGGAGCTGTCGGCCGCCGCCTCGGCCCCCACTGAGAAGCATCTGCACTTCGTGGATGTGGATGACCTGCACATCATCACCCAGGCGCTGAGGGGCTCCATTCTCGGTAGGTGGGAGGAGGCGGAGCCCGGGGAGCCCCAGCGGGGAACTCAGGAAGAGGGCCAGGTGAGCCTCCAGGAGGACCTCACATGCCTGGAACAGAGGCCAGGGCTGCAGGGACAGGGGTGCACACGCGGCTTCTCCAGGGACACACTCCAGCCGTTCACCCCACGTGCCCCCCAACCTGGGCTGAGGCCGGACAGAGGGGCAGGCTTGAGTAAACACCTCCAGTTGGGGCTCTCTGCTGGAGAGTGGGGGACTTGGTGTGGGCTGAGGAACTCAGGCGCTGCATCTGGTGGAATGTGTCTACCTGGAGAAGAAGCGTAGGAGGTTCCAAGCCTGGAGACTCTGCAGAGGGGCCCACCaagcctggagggagggggagggccagGTCAGGAAGGGCCGAGACTGCCCCCCAAGAGCTAGGGACAAGGGCAGCCGCGGAGGGGTTGGAGTGGGACTGCACTGCAGGCGGTTGTGGGGATTGCTGGAGAGGAGGCCGGGCCTTGGAGGGCCCGCTGCGGGGGCTAGCAGCTCCCCTCCAAGTTTCTTGTGGAACGCCCTGACCCAGCTAAACCTGGCGGGAGAGGGAGCTGGTGTTGAAGGGCCTGGCCACTGGCAAGGTTGGCTGTAGCCACTGAAAAATGCCAACGACCCCAGGGTCCTCCCAAGTCTCCACCTGTGGTTAATCGTCCACCTGAAACCGGAAGGGGTTGAACTGTGGGTTGGAGGGAGGTAGAGTGTCCTTCCGAAGATTTACTCCAGGACACCTGGCCCTGGTGGCCCCTGGGTCAACCACTGTGGCTGAGCCTGGAGGCAACAGCAGGAGAAAGGGCAAGCAGCTacacaggaaaaacccaaggctGCAGGGCAGTGAGGCAGTAGGGCGGGGGCTCCCGGGAGCGGGGGCAGGGTCTGAGTGTGGGGGATGGGCAAGGACGTGCCAGCCGGGCAGCTGCACGCCCAGCATTAAAGGCAGCATGGGGTCCCGAAGGGCTTAACCCTGTCCAGACACTTATCAGCTTCACCCCCCTGCACCGTCACTCAGACAGCCCTGTGGTGCTCGGCATCAAAGCCCAGGAGTAACACACGTTTGGGGGTCCCACCCTGGAGTGCTCCCAACACACTCTCCTGGGGACTGGACGCCGGCAGCACCCGAAACTCCAGGTCCAGCTGCTCCTGGGGTTGTCACATCTCTCCTGCCCCTCGGGGCATTCTCCAGTGGCTCCCCGTCTCTTGGCTGTACCGTGGGCCCCCTTTTCCTTGACTGTTCAGAGCTGAGCTGACCCCAGACTCTGTGCTGGCCACTCAGGCTGGACTGGGGGCTGGTCCTCTGTTCTCTGACATCATGACATCAGTTTGGATCCTGCCACCTTTGAGGGGCCCTTGTCCAGGCCACTGGACTGGGTGGGAGGCGGCTGCTATACCTCCGCACTGGTTTGAGCTTGGAGCTGAGGCCAGGAGGGAAACTCCTGACCGGGCAAAGTAGGGGACTGGCTGCACTTATGTCCTTCTGCGGATCCTTAGCATCTGGTGGGCGTGGCCGGGGCTGGCCTGGCGCCCCGCGCCCTGCTCCCCGCCTCTGGGTGTCTTCCGGGAGTCAACAGTCAGTGCCCCAGGGTCCGGTGCGAGGAGGCATCTCTGTTCTCTGCCCTGTCACCCCGCAGACGCGATGTGGCCGCATCAGCTCCGTGCCTCCGAGGTTACGTCCAGCGGCTTCCGTCTGGCCTGGCCGCCCCTACTGACCGCCGACTCGGGCTACTACCTGTTGGAGCTGGCGCCCAGCGCCAAGCCGGGAACGGCGCGCCGCCAGCAGCTGCCAGGGAACGCCACGGGCTGGGCCTGGGCCGGCCTGGACCCCGACACGGACTACGACGTGGCGCTGGTGCCGGAGTCCAACGTGCGGCTCCTGAGGCCACAGCACCTGCGGGTGCGCACTCTGCCGGGTGAGGCGGGACGCGGGGCCGGGTGGGCTGGGGGTGCCGGCGCGACCGGGCAGGGCGCGGGGCCGGGTGGCGCGGGCCCCTCCCAGCTCACAGGCACTTCCCCCGCAGAGGAGACCGGGCCGGAGCGCATCGTCATCTCGCACGCCAGGCCGCGCAGCCTGCGCGTGAGCTGGGCCCCGGCGCTGGGCCCGGCCGCCGCGCTCGGCTACCACGTGCAGGTCGGGCCCCTGCGGGGCGGCGCGGCGCAGCTCATGGAGGTGCCCGCGGGCCGGAACAGCACCACGCTGCAGGGCCTGGCGCCGGGCACCGCCTACCTGGTGACCGTGACGGCGGCCTTCCGCTCCGGCCGCGAGAGGGCGCTGTCGGCCAAGGCCTGCACGCCCGACGGCGAGCGCAGCCGCGCCCCGCGCCCCCAGTCGCCGGGCGCTGGGGGCCGGGAGCCGTGAGCAGGCCGCGCCCGCGCACCCGAGGG
Protein-coding regions in this window:
- the VWA1 gene encoding von Willebrand factor A domain-containing protein 1, coding for MLPWTVLGLALSLRLARSGAERGPPASAPQGDLLFLLDSSASVSHYEFSRVREFLGRLAALLPLGPGALRASLVHVGSRPHTEFPFGQHSSGSAIQDAIHAAAQRMGDTNTGLALAYAKEQLFAKAAGARPGVPKVLVWVTDGGSSDPVGPPMQELKDLGVTVFVVSTGRGNLLELSAAASAPTEKHLHFVDVDDLHIITQALRGSILDAMWPHQLRASEVTSSGFRLAWPPLLTADSGYYLLELAPSAKPGTARRQQLPGNATGWAWAGLDPDTDYDVALVPESNVRLLRPQHLRVRTLPEETGPERIVISHARPRSLRVSWAPALGPAAALGYHVQVGPLRGGAAQLMEVPAGRNSTTLQGLAPGTAYLVTVTAAFRSGRERALSAKACTPDGERSRAPRPQSPGAGGREP